The segment CAGACGACGAACGACCTCAAGTCGTTCCATTTCGTGCTGACGCACGAGAACGGTTCGACGCCGATCGCCAACGGCATCTCCATGAGCAAGGCCGAAGGCGATATCCTCAAGCCCGACCGCTTCAAGGCCAGGGTCACGGGCACGCTCAGCGGCTTCACCGTCGACGTGAACGTGATCAACGTCGGCGACCAGGTCTGGCTCAACCTCACCGGCAACCGCTACGCGCCGCTCCCCAACGGCGTCGGGGCAGCGGCGATCCTCGACCCCAACACCGGCGTGCTCAAGGCGCTCAAGGGGGTCAAGAACCCGCAGATCGCCGGGCATGAAACGCTGAACGGCGTGAACACGACGATCGTGACCGGCGATGTCGACGCGGGCGACCTGACCGCGTTGGCGCAGAACGCGCAGGCCGGCAAGCTGGTGAAGGGCAAGGCCTGGATCGGCGATGCCGACCACCGCCTCTACCGGCTGCGGATCGACGGCCCGCTCGACGACCAGGAGCCGGCGAACATCGCCCGTATCATCGACCTCTCGCAGTTCGACGAGAGGCTGGACATCCAGCCGCCGCAATGAAGCCGATGCGGCGCCGCTCGCCCGGCGAAGTACGCGAGCGGGCCGGCGCGCTCCCGCGCACGCCCACGCCGCGCGGCGCCGGGGCGCCGCCGGCCGGTTTCCGCCGCGCGCTCACCGAGTCGCGGCGCCGCAGCCCGGCCTGGCTTCTGCTGCTCGTGGGCGCGGGCATCTTCTTCGGCACGCTCGACCAGACGGTCGTCGTCACGGTGCTGGCGGACATCCTCAAGGACCTGCGGCTGCCGATCAACCGCGACCTGGGCAAGGCGCCCTGGGTCGTGACCGGCTACC is part of the Dehalococcoidia bacterium genome and harbors:
- a CDS encoding LppX_LprAFG lipoprotein, producing the protein QTTNDLKSFHFVLTHENGSTPIANGISMSKAEGDILKPDRFKARVTGTLSGFTVDVNVINVGDQVWLNLTGNRYAPLPNGVGAAAILDPNTGVLKALKGVKNPQIAGHETLNGVNTTIVTGDVDAGDLTALAQNAQAGKLVKGKAWIGDADHRLYRLRIDGPLDDQEPANIARIIDLSQFDERLDIQPPQ